The genomic region TATCTCGACCAGATTTTGCAGAACCACCAGCAGAGTCACCCTCAACTATATATAGCTCTGAATTGCTTGGGTCCTTGCTGGAACAATCTGCTAACTTACCCGGTAACGAAGTACTGTCAAGTGCACCTTTTCTAATAACGTTCTCTCGTGCAGCCCGGGCTGCTGCTCTTGCTCTGGCAGATAATATTGCTTTATTTACAACTTTTTTAGCGATAGCTGGATGCTCTTCAAGATAATAAGATAGGTATTCTGTCATCACCTGCTCAACATATCCTCGTATCTCAGGGTTGCCTAACTTATTCTTAGTTTGACCTTCAAATTGTGGATCTGGAAGTTTAACCAAGATAACTGCCGTTAACCCTTCACGACAGTCTTCGCCACTAAGGTTCTCTTCTTTTTCTTTCAATAAACTGTTCTTTCGAGCGTAATCATTTATAACTCTAGTTAATGCCGACCTAAAGCCCGTTAAGTGTGTTCCACCATCTGGTGTAAGAACATTATTAGCAAATGGTTTAATGGATTCACTATATGCATCTGTATACTGCATGGCAATTTCAACCTGACAATCCTCAACATCCTTCTCCACATAAAAAACGTCTTCATCAACAACATCTTTGCCAAAATTCAAATGCTTAACATAAGACTGTATTCCACCCTCGAAATAAAATGCAAACCGTTCGCCAGTACGTTGATCATATACTGATGTCTTTAGACCCTTCGTTAAATAAGATTGATGCCTAAGATAATCGACCACCCATTCATAATCGATTTCGACAGTTTCTTTAAAAATAGTTGGATCTGGATAGAACGTAATAGTTGTGCCGGTACTATCAATCTTAGAGCCTTTCTTAATATCGTATAACGGAACACCTTTTTCATATTCCTGGGTATATACATACCCATCTTTGTATACCTCGGCTTTTAGTCTAGTAGAAAGGGCGTTAACCACACTACTACCTACACCATGAAGGCCACTTGACACTTTATAGCCACCGCCACCAAACTTTCCACCTGCATGAAGGACAGTCAAGACAGTTTCAAGAGCGCTCTTCCCTGTTTTTTCCATCTTATCTACTGGTATTCCGCGTCCATTATCACGAACGCTTACACCGCCATCTTCGTGCAAGGTAATGAATACCTCTGTGGCAAAACCAGCAATCGCTTCGTCGACACAATTGTCGGCAATCTCTTTTATTAGATGATGCAGCCCATCCTTACCTGTCCCCCCAATATACATTCCTGGGCGCTTACGAACCGGCTCAAGCCCCTCTAATACCTGAATAGCTTCTGAATCATATTGTTTTTGTTTACTCACCCTGAACAACCCTTTGCATTAAAATATACATCTATAAATCATCCCTCATCTTTTTGATACTCTATATTGTATCTGAAAATGTGGTGTTAGACAAATAATAACCTTGTAAGCATTAGTGCTTATGTGTTTAAATAAGTCTGGTTATTAAATAAATACAAAATAAAATGTTCAAAAAACTCCTTTCAAACTTGCCATTTAATCCAAGCTTAATCACAGAAGTATCCTTTTATGCAAAAAGATTAAATAGAGAGTCCAGTATACGTAGGATTGGATTTGTATTTGTCGCGTTGACGCTAGTAGTTCAGGTTTTTGCTGTCATATCCCCCGCAGAAGCCAGTAATCAGTGTAGTAGTAATGACATTATACGGTGTGGATTTAAATCAAAATCTGAGGCAGTACAAAGGTGTAACAATAACACTCAAGGATTTCGAACAATCGTTGAACACTACGGAATAAATTGCACTACTCTGGCGAACTCTGGGGTTCAAACTATAAATTCTCGCGCCTATAATAATCAGCTTTATTCAATGGGTCGTAACCCTTATCAAAAACCCGGAGAATACCCAGTCAACATACAAGGAGCCGGAACATTTTACTTGAGACCACTATCGAGTTGGGGCAATACATCATATAAGATGCTCGTAACGAAAACCCCAGATGGTATGCCATTCATGGTTATGTATGATTGTGGAAATATCGTTATACAAAATGGCTATAAACCACCCGCACCTAAACCTGAACCTCCAGCTGTATTAAAAGTTGCTAAAGTGAATGAACCTACCGGCAGCGTAAAGCCTGGCGATACAATTAAGTACACAATTGCCTTCTCTAACACTGGAGGCACAGCGGCATTCTTCTCAGTAAATGATAGATTAGATCCTGAGCTTGAGTATGTTAGCTCACAATATAATGGGTGGATATTTACCAATAACGGCCAAAGCCTTAAATGGTCAAATAATACACCTCCATTCTATACTTTCGGAAATACCGATGTATTTGGTACACCTGGATTCATAACAATCACCGCCAAAGTAAGAGAAGGTACACCATCGGGTAAAAGTGTATGTAATACGGCCTGGCTAGAAGATGTAGATATTCCAACCAAACAAGTAAGAAAAACAAACGAATCAACAGTATGTAATAAAATTATTGTTGATTGCCCACCAAATACGATAGCTCAACCCAATGGCGATTGCAAAACTCCTCCACCTGTTAAAACAGAGGATAAAAAACCAATACTAGCAATTGAAAAGAAAGCTAAAAACGTAACAAAGAACATTGATGATGCAAACGGCACAACCGCATCTGCTGGTGATATTATCGAATACTCACTAACGACTAAAAATTATGGTGATGGCGAGTCAAAAGACACTATTCTTAAGCAAGAAGAATTGGCTGATGTGTTGGAATATGCAGATCTAGACTTCAACTCGCTTGACGGCGCTGTTTTTGATCAAGACACTCAAACCTTAGCATGGAATAAGCCTATATCTATTAAGCCGGACCAATCAGTTACTAAGACTTTTAGGGTGAAAATAAAAAACCCTGTACCACAAACCCCTACACCGTCAGGAAATCCAGGATCATTTGACTTATTGCTTACAAACGTCTACGGAAACACCATACAGATCAAACTCCCGGGTGGTGTACCAAAACAAACCGAAAAAGTCATTACCCAGACACTACCTAATACTGGACCGGGCGAGGCACTAATTATTGGCGGGATATTGACTACTTTCGTAGGTTACTTCTTTACCCGAACACGACTTATGGCTAAAGAATTAGAATTAGTAAAACAAGAATACTCTTCAGGAGGCCAGTAGTATACTATGAGTGAAAAATTACATAACCAATCACAAGAACATATTAAGTCTCACGAGGCTCATAGCAGTGACCATGAAAAAAAACACCTAAAAGATTTGCACGAGAAAGCAAAGAACGCTCATGAAATATCTCAAGATTCTATTGACGCCATAAAAGACAGTATCGATAGAACGGCCCTAAAAAGTGAAGATTACCAGTTAGCAGAAAAGGAAACAAAACAACCACACTCAGTAACAATAACTAAACATATTAAGCATGATGCCTATAAAAAAGTTCTTAGAAAAACTCAAAAACAACTAAGCACCACTGACAGGGCTTTCAGTAAAATTATTCATCGTCCAGCTATCGAAAAAGCTAGTGATATCGGCTCAAAAACTGTAGCAAGACCTAGTGGCATATTATTTGGAGGAGTTGGAGCATTTATTGGTAGTTTAGTTGTCTTCATTATCAGTAAACGAAGTGGATTCACCTACAACTATATACTTTTTGTGCTGATTTTCATCTGCGGATACATGATGGGTTTATTGATAGAATTGGTCTACAGATTGCTGACTATCAAAAAGAATAATTAACCCTGCTTGTTTGAGATATTGCCATCATTATCGATAGTTATCTCGTCATTTCCCAGTTTACTTAAGTCGATCTCTCCTGTTCCCTTGTCGACATCTTTAGCGTCCTCTTCGCCCTGAGTATTTGAAATACCTGGATTTGTTGTCAACCTAGATTTATCCTCGATACCTACTTCATCCTTTCTTGGTTGAATAGGTGTAAATACCTGACCTGCACTAGTTGGTGGTTTGGATAATAATGAATCCTGTTGAGGTTGAGGTTGAGGTTGAGGTTGAGGTTGAGGTTGAGGTTGAGGTTGAGGTTGAGGTTGAGGTTGAGGTTGAGGTTGAGGTTGAGGTTGAGGTTGAGGTTGAGGTTGAGGTTGAGGTTGAGGTTGAGGTTGAGGTTGAGGTTGAGGTTGAGGTTGAGGTTGAGGTGCGACCTTCTTCTTGGCCAACCATTCATCAAGGAATGACTTCGGTTGTACTGCTTTAGGAGCTGTAGCTTGCTGAGGTGATGCCATCTGATTATTCGAACCAAATTGACCACCTACCCCAGATGCTGGCCTTGATCTAGGTATGCTAGATGACGATCCGAACGCTGTTTTGGGAGGTTCCTTGGTGGATAATCGTGCAAAGATCTCCTCTTCTACTTTTGCTTTTGGACGCCCGTATTTAGCCGCTGACAACTGTTTTAAGGCGCTTGATAGCTTTTCATTAGGTTTTCCTAGTGTTGGCAGTGTAGCCATACTAAACGGTTGTGTAGGTACTCCGCTGATCAATGTTCTAACAATGGTATTGAAATTTGGGACACGTAGCAAATCATCACCATCAAATAATGGCTGAAAGTATCTAGACAGCGTATCTACGTCATTCTGACCAATCCTAAACGAAACAATTGTACCAATATTACCAAAAACTGCTTCTCGAATCTCATCTGTTAATTGGGTTGTAAACTGGTTGGCAACAACCAAATTAAGGTGATACTTTCGCGCCTCTGACATAATTGTAGCAAATGAGTCTGTTGAGAAGTTCTGAAACTCATCTACATACAAACAAAAATCTTGTCGTTGATCTTCAAGAATATTAGCTCTACTCATAGCTGCTGCCTGAAATTTCATAACAAAAATCATACCTAACAACCTAGAGTTTAATTCACCTGTCTTTCCTTTACTGAGATTAACTAATAGAATCTTTTTGTTGTCCATAATATCCCGTAAATCAAACGAGCTTTTAGTCTGACCAATGATATTTCGCATCATTTCATTACTTAAGAACGCTCCGAACTTGCTGACAACCCAAGCAATGACTTCGCCTGAATCATTTGATCTCTGTGAATTAGGCCATTCTTTGGTCCAAAAATCGATAACATTTTGATCTTCAACATACTGAAGTTTCTCCTTCATGAATGGAGGGTCAATTAACAATTTAGGAATATCTACAAAAGTACCACCTTTAGGGTCAGACATAAGTAGTAGCGCCGCATTGGTATATATCCTCTCAAAGCGTGGCCCAACAATACCTTGTCGTTGTGGGTCATACAACTTATATAGCATATTCAATGTCTCTTGAACTAGGAAATCCTTCTGTTCAGGAGTATAGAATTCAAATAGATTTAGGCCCATAGGGTACTCCATATCTGATGGACAAAAATACATAATGTCTTCGGTCCTCTCCTTTGGAACCATTGACAGTAACTTCTCTGCTGTATCGCCATGAGGATCAACAAAAGCAAAGCCATCACCATTTAACATGTCTTGTAATGCTAGATTTTCGAGAAATGTTGATTTACCAGTACCTGTTTGTCCAACAACATACATATGTCTTTGTCGGTCACTCAAACTTAACCTAATCGGCTTTTTGGCGCCCCTAAACAAGTTGTATCCTAGCAATAAGCCATCATCAGGCATATTCCTTGGCGCATCAACCTGCTTCGATGCTTGTCTCTCTAGCTGTGAAGTTGGGATGTTTTTTTGATCTGGGAAGTGAAAGATACCAGCAAGCTCTACTGAGTTTAAAATATTCTTAGTCATTGATGGAGGAAAAAATCTGAGTATGTACGATGTTACAAAACTATCAATATCTTTTGCTTGCGTAAATTTAAATCCATTCCTGCCTGGTGCATCATACAATGAGAATGATGCTACGACATGATTCAAGATTGTCTGTGACTTCTGCGAGACATTAGATGATGCTACGATACGAATAAGAGTTTCATATCCAGGATGCCTAGTCTTATCATCAATGGCATCAAGTACAGACTGCTCCATGTTTGATAGATCAGGTTTGTCAGATCCACTATCTTTATTACCTTTATCTTCTGGTGGCTTCCATAAGGCAACAAATATTTGCTTAATCCACCAAAAAGCTTCTTCTTTTGGCTTGTTGCCTCCCTTACCCTTTCTTTTTGAGCTGGCAATTTCAGATGCTTGTTTACGCCAATTTGGGTTTGCTGGCCTCATTAATATCTGTATTCCTACGCCATCTTCATTATCCAATTCAGCTAAAGCATTTAGTAATGACTGAATGGGGTCTCTTTTTATATCTTGATAGGTTGCTATCGGATAAGCAAATGACTCTTTAAGCGTTAATTCACCTCCAGTTGTAGCAGCAATTTTTCCAACCGGGCTAAATATATTATGTTCCTCCACCTCTTCTAATCGCGCTGTAGGATACGAGCTAATTACAGCCTGCTTAACTACATCAACTAAAGCAACCGGAACAGCGGCATAAAAATTAACGAAACCCTTAACCCCAATAATTTCGAAAGCAAAGTGTCTCTGTCCATAGAATTTTGATTTCAACCCCTTTTTCATGGTACTTGCAATAATTCCGTACATAATCTGAGCTTTTGATATATTCTCATCAATAACTTCTCGATCATCACGCCCACCCGAATCTTTGTCGTCGCTGGATGGAGGAAGATGGATTAGTAACGGGACCATTTTGAGTCCACGCTCATAATTCTTTTGTTCACGCAATAAATTTCGCGAATGAACAAAGACAATAGGAACCACAATAACGACAATGGCAACCAATACCGCTATAATAAACAAAAAACCACTCATTATTCACTCTTTGATAAATCTTTATTATATCTCTTCTTGATATAATCAGTCTTTATTTCACTTATTGCTTTATTCTGAAGGTATGGATTATCTTTGGTCTTGTTGACAATCTCCTTAGCCTTTTCTACCCACTCCTTTTCAATAAGATCAACATCGTCAGCTATCATTGGAGAATTAGTTGTCGAACTTACTGAAGAACTTGAAGCCACGCCAGTCTGATTTTCCAGACTTGCTGTATTTGAGCGATCATTCAGGGTTATTGATTTGTCATCACTATCTGTAGCTTGTGTTGTAATTGCCGGCATAGCTGTCGTAGGGGCTTTTCTATCTTCATTATTAACAACACCACCAGAATTACTGGATTCTGGTTTTACGTCTGGAAGCTCTAGGTTATTTGGGGTTTGTGTTCCATCCTGATTCATTAAAACAATTATACCAATAACTTATTGTTTACTCTAGATAAAATATACAAAAGCCAGACATCCTCTATTTATCTGATGACGTTTTAGATGTGTACCAAAGAATTATTATCGTAATTAACACACACAAGATGATGTCTCGAATTGTTAATTGTGTGATAGATTGAATTAATAGTAAAACAACAGGCATAACGCTTGTGGTTAAAGATATTATTCGCTTCTTTGACTTAGACAAGGTAAAAAATGCTTCCAAGAACATATCAATAGTCAAAAAAAACGCCATAAAAATCAGTAAAAACGGTGCTAATACGACAATTAATGGCAACCTTTCGGGATTTGTAAACAGTAAGAGAACCACGATTAAGGAATATAGCAATACAACTACAGTAAGTTTTTTTCGAGATTTATTCACATAACAATTATACAAGTAAAAACGTAAACAACTAAAAAGCTGGACGACAAATCCGCTCTATTTTTATGACTTATTTAGCGCTTGCCGTCCTTAGCTATGACTGACCGCTCATGTTTGTGATAAACAAACAGTGAGCGCCGACACACATGTTTTGTTTTTACTCCACTGTCTTTAATGCTACACCATTTTGTAGTAATAGTCAATACTTTTCGTTGTAAATATGATTTTTTTATCTTAGAATATTGATTTGATATTCATATTTGTTGTTATATATATGTTGTGAATATAATTACGTTTGCTATAAATATTCTCTATTTTTTAATCAAATATTTTGTTCATAAGAAAATATTCATAGATCTAATAGCTTTTCATGATCATGTATTCAGAGTTAAGCTCAATACTTCAGCAAAACATATCTCAAAGCCTATA from Candidatus Nomurabacteria bacterium harbors:
- the gyrB gene encoding DNA topoisomerase (ATP-hydrolyzing) subunit B, coding for MSKQKQYDSEAIQVLEGLEPVRKRPGMYIGGTGKDGLHHLIKEIADNCVDEAIAGFATEVFITLHEDGGVSVRDNGRGIPVDKMEKTGKSALETVLTVLHAGGKFGGGGYKVSSGLHGVGSSVVNALSTRLKAEVYKDGYVYTQEYEKGVPLYDIKKGSKIDSTGTTITFYPDPTIFKETVEIDYEWVVDYLRHQSYLTKGLKTSVYDQRTGERFAFYFEGGIQSYVKHLNFGKDVVDEDVFYVEKDVEDCQVEIAMQYTDAYSESIKPFANNVLTPDGGTHLTGFRSALTRVINDYARKNSLLKEKEENLSGEDCREGLTAVILVKLPDPQFEGQTKNKLGNPEIRGYVEQVMTEYLSYYLEEHPAIAKKVVNKAILSARARAAARAARENVIRKGALDSTSLPGKLADCSSKDPSNSELYIVEGDSAGGSAKSGRDSKTQAILPLRGKVLNVERARLDKMFANNEIKSLITAIGVGIGEQLDIERLRYHRIIIMTDADVDGSHISTLLMTFFFRFMKPVIDGGHLYLAKPPLFLVKSGKKKNYAYSDSERDDLLNMLIEAKKAKGTEVRLGEDISKQAGAEVSRYKGLGEMDADQLWDTTMNPENRVLIQVKVEDAEKADAIFSKLMGTEVELRKNFIQTRAKFANTEELDI
- a CDS encoding isopeptide-forming domain-containing fimbrial protein; amino-acid sequence: MFKKLLSNLPFNPSLITEVSFYAKRLNRESSIRRIGFVFVALTLVVQVFAVISPAEASNQCSSNDIIRCGFKSKSEAVQRCNNNTQGFRTIVEHYGINCTTLANSGVQTINSRAYNNQLYSMGRNPYQKPGEYPVNIQGAGTFYLRPLSSWGNTSYKMLVTKTPDGMPFMVMYDCGNIVIQNGYKPPAPKPEPPAVLKVAKVNEPTGSVKPGDTIKYTIAFSNTGGTAAFFSVNDRLDPELEYVSSQYNGWIFTNNGQSLKWSNNTPPFYTFGNTDVFGTPGFITITAKVREGTPSGKSVCNTAWLEDVDIPTKQVRKTNESTVCNKIIVDCPPNTIAQPNGDCKTPPPVKTEDKKPILAIEKKAKNVTKNIDDANGTTASAGDIIEYSLTTKNYGDGESKDTILKQEELADVLEYADLDFNSLDGAVFDQDTQTLAWNKPISIKPDQSVTKTFRVKIKNPVPQTPTPSGNPGSFDLLLTNVYGNTIQIKLPGGVPKQTEKVITQTLPNTGPGEALIIGGILTTFVGYFFTRTRLMAKELELVKQEYSSGGQ
- a CDS encoding type IV secretory system conjugative DNA transfer family protein — protein: MSGFLFIIAVLVAIVVIVVPIVFVHSRNLLREQKNYERGLKMVPLLIHLPPSSDDKDSGGRDDREVIDENISKAQIMYGIIASTMKKGLKSKFYGQRHFAFEIIGVKGFVNFYAAVPVALVDVVKQAVISSYPTARLEEVEEHNIFSPVGKIAATTGGELTLKESFAYPIATYQDIKRDPIQSLLNALAELDNEDGVGIQILMRPANPNWRKQASEIASSKRKGKGGNKPKEEAFWWIKQIFVALWKPPEDKGNKDSGSDKPDLSNMEQSVLDAIDDKTRHPGYETLIRIVASSNVSQKSQTILNHVVASFSLYDAPGRNGFKFTQAKDIDSFVTSYILRFFPPSMTKNILNSVELAGIFHFPDQKNIPTSQLERQASKQVDAPRNMPDDGLLLGYNLFRGAKKPIRLSLSDRQRHMYVVGQTGTGKSTFLENLALQDMLNGDGFAFVDPHGDTAEKLLSMVPKERTEDIMYFCPSDMEYPMGLNLFEFYTPEQKDFLVQETLNMLYKLYDPQRQGIVGPRFERIYTNAALLLMSDPKGGTFVDIPKLLIDPPFMKEKLQYVEDQNVIDFWTKEWPNSQRSNDSGEVIAWVVSKFGAFLSNEMMRNIIGQTKSSFDLRDIMDNKKILLVNLSKGKTGELNSRLLGMIFVMKFQAAAMSRANILEDQRQDFCLYVDEFQNFSTDSFATIMSEARKYHLNLVVANQFTTQLTDEIREAVFGNIGTIVSFRIGQNDVDTLSRYFQPLFDGDDLLRVPNFNTIVRTLISGVPTQPFSMATLPTLGKPNEKLSSALKQLSAAKYGRPKAKVEEEIFARLSTKEPPKTAFGSSSSIPRSRPASGVGGQFGSNNQMASPQQATAPKAVQPKSFLDEWLAKKKVAPQPQPQPQPQPQPQPQPQPQPQPQPQPQPQPQPQPQPQPQPQPQPQPQPQPQPQPQQDSLLSKPPTSAGQVFTPIQPRKDEVGIEDKSRLTTNPGISNTQGEEDAKDVDKGTGEIDLSKLGNDEITIDNDGNISNKQG